The Neodiprion fabricii isolate iyNeoFabr1 chromosome 4, iyNeoFabr1.1, whole genome shotgun sequence genome window below encodes:
- the LOC124179709 gene encoding uncharacterized protein LOC124179709 isoform X4, whose product MLSPILRLLGVLGVLLVLDPSLPASGSVPDPAESEMIEVSEATTAIPKRTLPDRCLVGTEPGPCKYYIHKWTFNKARGKCRTFVYGGCLGNENRFDSEIECLHYCVGGPDHTLPPYMVTKGSIFITTSTSTTAAPSPTTNKIPPPTFSPPKPTKPPVPKHKRGKELTFMESGHEKTFMFAQNNTFIQIDGSGIKTFQLRLCREISFKFRTKLPHGLLVYHSVKDRPDSLDPYALYVIVEKGQLKVVHVFGKKSTSLTVGEGLNRDEWHSVLVRIDVHGAKLIARVDETQEETNLEVLEAEVNYGVSEELASVVLIGGLSSEEKLHGVKYIIESFVGCIRDMVLSSGKSASDLLPIRPLIATKHENVKEGCVDKCRTRENLCFVGSQCVNHYNSLTCDCFGTKYEGERCDVYTATILTLRGSSFVSFRVYDWKDRVHSSVNRISLAFKTRWDDSALFYASGEIEGTAHYVAASIKNRSVNIELDFGHDSKIQTVMGDDVTSNHWNNLTIYHNGPLVFVSLNDESKVLEVPGENYNMIIDPEIYIGGGPELHKKKGLVSHNNFAGSFKYVFFNDKSIIYELKRSNPMVHYIGILEPEYYEADVEVIPITYPFAGSHIWWPNIESNSLKLNFDFKSSKPLAVLASSDTKNIDGIGYWEVRLVNDEIRFELVPDVKNNVTHITSVHFPPHNTSWHAVELNYTKGELSLQVDYRNKKSKLFAMAFELGDRVIIGSGKTNMGLVGCMREIRVNDHRIEPRHVVNTERVVGEVALDNCQFVDPCKRPNRCEHGGKCSVEVDRITCDCKETGYRGTNCHFAEYRKTCEELALLGYTKDDVYRIDIDGNGRFPPALVKCEFQSIEDSTKTIVEHNLPSQVDVRSIDQKEDFSYSIKYREFTAEMLQELISHSLYCSQYLKYDCYKAPVELHSATWFRGSKGVTVDYIGNVSRGSCPCGMNRTCVNPKLSCNCDVSAGKWLSDEGYYETPESLGITELVFLQQSDLDVDARGRITLGPLECVETNTQKYVVTFTTSQSYIEVPGWRKGDIAFSFRTTGEKAILLYQPPIRSNYPSFMVALTSDYLLTFNFTLNTGQCREIEVKSRRKLNNGEWQKIWIDYNDYHVRFMINTDSEMVDLLSEEEFGPFEGSMFIGGATAEHLKTSSVRQGLIGCFRGLVVNGEILDIHSYMSVHLSEIIKDCKPSCQPNKCQNGARCVELWSNFECVCKNKWAHLGTYCETNINNAALTFTSPEALVKKNYIGNEDDEEKLLLKGMFLENILINIRTYDANSLILYANDHLNNFLHLYISNGTSIVYLFNSGNEIRNVTVDYPGASTGDSVQIAIIRTEKNTTVHVNEANVTLDAVPILLNSYSNKPWINPEKEVLAPQRPPAPPTSYFQVNLGGFDPDNLLRVGKKGEAIQGYVGCLRGLRIGEYLVPLPQLASEAYQEGSKGLIANCHMKCDAAPCKNLGICTEDFRRQESSCNCEHTSYFGENCAEEKGAEFSGESVVQREFDLDGEVNQVKIQLAFSSNDLRQRTMALLLLQTENKRSYYLLVALTSEGHLIFEEDREGSAYAVRINDRNFLNGARHSVYYERNNNTTTLLIDREAVPLSNPVLSFAADNESNLDNPGGANEIQLGGLNTTDPRFTAYKGYTGCLSNVVVSINGGAVMKPLEEYMLFTKTGSDTVRATMPAGVRSAQCAAFHVQPRGLEPPRNDSVGRDKAWVEEPPDRVVYKSQRSDETKKEQGAGTYVFIALCIILAAAVMGCIYGVCRSAHKDRQNRARDAEDIATNSQSRWQGDSYDVPAVPPTSTAVKTVGFKTVETEDEKKLNGTHHAKPLATKDYKTIPNVDTKIDLLHDKKTHFKADEEHEKKELLGSMEDLREEPELEECEEEQEEEDNEEISSTASNSTDRSRNSVPDDDILVRPAPVRNSSSVRKSFYDRAADNGESFITAGAETDQRFETNDVLYPEMKMLETNFSVTGINEIQTKYVSAKNRPFDSINNQIRANNNNKNIHVQRRPVSFNLQYDSREGKL is encoded by the exons ATGTTGTCGCCCATATTGAGGCTCCTAGGCGTCCTGGGGGTCCTCCTAGTCCTCGACCCTTCGTTGCCCGCTTCCGGAAGCGTGCCTGACCCTGCGGAGTCCGAAATGATCGAGGTGAGCGAGGCCACAACTGCGATCCCAAAGCGGACACTCCCAGACCGCTGTCTCGTCGGCACGGAGCCCGGGCCCTGCAAGTACTACATTCACAAATGGACCTTCAACAAGGCCAGGGGGAAGTGCAGGACCTTCGTGTACGGCGGTTGTCTCGGCAACGAGAACAGATTCGACTCGGAAATCGAATGTCTTCACTACTGCGTCGGTGGTCCGGATC ACACTCTGCCACCCTACATGGTCACGAAGGGCAGCATCTTCATCACCACCAGCACTTCGACCACCGCCGCGCCGTCGCCGACTACCAATAAAATCCCACCGCCAACTTTCTCACCGCCGAAACCCACAAAGCCACCTGTTCCGAAGCACAAGAGAGGAAAG GAACTTACCTTCATGGAATCTGGTCACGAGAAGACGTTCATGTTCGCCCAGAACAACACATTCATTCAGATCGATGGAAGCGGTATCAAAACTTTTCAGCTAAG GCTGTGTCGTGAGATatcgttcaaatttcgaacgaaaTTACCCCACGGCCTACTAGTCTATCACAGTGTCAAGGATCGGCCGGATAGTCTGGATCCTTACGCGTTATACGTGATTGTTGAAAAGGGCCAGCTCAAGGTAGTCCATGTGTTTGGAAAGAAATCGACCAGCCTTACCGTTGGCGAAGGTCTCAACAGAGACGAGTGGCACAGTGTGTTAGTAAGGATCGATGTTCACGGGGCTAAACTCATCGCCAGAGTCGATGAGACGCAAGAGGAAACGAACCTCGAGGTCCTCGAAGCCGAAGTCAATTACGGAGTCTCCGAAGAGTTGGCTTCCGTCGTACTGATTGGAG GTTTGAGCTCGGAGGAAAAGCTTCACGGTGTGAAATATATAATTGAATCGTTCGTTGGGTGCATCAGAGACATGGTATTGAGTTCCGGCAAATCGGCGAGCGATTTGCTGCCCATAAGACCTCTGATCGCCACAAAACATGAGAACGTCAAGGAGGGTTGTGTGGACAA GTGCAGAACACGGGAGAATCTCTGCTTCGTTGGTAGTCAGTGTGTAAATCACTATAACAGCTTGACTTGCGACTGTTTCGGGACGAAATACGAAGGGGAAAGATGCGACGTTTACA ctGCGACCATTCTCACACTGAGAGGCTCgtctttcgtttcttttcgaGTATATGATTGGAAGGATCGGGTGCATTCCTCCGTGAATAGGATTAGTCTCGCGTTCAAG ACCAGATGGGACGACTCGGCGTTGTTTTACGCGTCCGGAGAGATTGAGGGAACCGCTCATTACGTCGCGGCATCGATAAAGAACCGATCAGTCAACATCGAGCTGGATTTCGGCCACGATTCAAAGATACAAACAGTGATGGGCGACGACGTGACGTCGAACCACTGGAACAATTTGACCATATACCACAACGGACCTTTGGTATTTGTAAGTCTTAACGACGAGTCGAAGGTGCTTGAAGTGCCCGGAGAGAATTACAACATGATCATTGATCCCGAAATTTACATCGGAGGCGGACCTGAGCTCCACAAAAAAAAGGGACTCGTTTCTCACAATAACTTTGCAG GCTCGTTCAAGTACGTTTTCTTCAACGACAAGTCCATCATATACGAACTGAAACGGTCGAATCCGATGGTCCATTACATCGGGATATTGGAACCCGAGTATTATGAGGCTGACGTCGAGGTGATACCGATAACATATCCTTTCGCTGGAAGTCACATTTGGTGGCCGAATATTGAGTCTAACTCCTTGAAgttgaatttcgatttcaaaaGCTCGAAGCCTCTGGCCGTCCTGGCGTCTAGTGATACCAAGAACATCGACGGAATTGGCTACTGGGAG GTTCGTTTGGTGAACGATGAAATTCGTTTTGAGCTCGTTCCAgacgtgaaaaataatgtcaCCCACATAACGTCGGTACATTTTCCACCTCATAATACATCTTGGCATGCCGTTGAACTGAATTACACCAAAGGAGAATTGAGTTTACAAGTTGATTACAGAAACAAAAAGAGCAAACTTTTTGCCATGGCATTTGAACTTGGTGACAGGGTTATTATCGGCAGTGGTAAAACTAACATGG GGTTGGTCGGTTGCATGAGGGAAATCAGAGTGAACGATCATCGGATAGAACCAAGGCACGTTGTCAACACTGAGAGAGTCGTTGGTGAGGTTGCGTTGGATAATTGTCAGTTCGTAGATCCATGCAAGAGGCCGAACAGGTGCGAACACGGTGGCAAATGTTCCGTAGAAGTGGACAGAATCACTTGCGACTGCAAAGAGACCGGTTACAGAGGGACAAACTGCCATTTTG CCGAGTATCGAAAAACTTGCGAGGAATTAGCCCTTCTGGGATACACCAAGGACGATGTGTACCGAATCGACATCGACGGAAACGGTCGATTTCCCCCGGCGCTTGTGAAGTGCGAATTTCAGTCCATCGAAGACTCGACGAAGACCATCGTCGAGCATAATCTTCCCTCTCAAGTGGACGTCAGGTCTATTGACCAAAAGGAAGACTTCTCGTACAGCATTAAGTACCGGGAATTCACAGCCGAAATGCTACAGGAGTTGATATCTCACTCGTTGTACTGCAGTCAATATCTCAAATACGATTGTTACAAGGCGCCCGTTGAACTGCACAGTGCTACTTGGTTTCGGGGGTCCAAAGGCGTCACTGTCGACTACATTGGCAATGTTAGTCGCGGCTCTTGTCCTTGCGGAA TGAACAGAACATGTGTTAATCCCAAACTCAGTTGCAATTGTGACGTTTCTGCCGGTAAATGGCTTTCCGATGAAGGTTACTACGAGACTCCTGAATCGTTGGGAATTACAGAATTGGTGTTTCTCCAGCAAAGTGACTTGGACGTTGATGCTCGGGGTAGAATTACTCTGGGACCTTTGGAGTGCGTCGAAACAA ACACACAGAAGTATGTCGTTACCTTCACAACGTCGCAGTCTTACATCGAAGTACCAGGTTGGCGGAAAGGTGACATAGCCTTCAGTTTTCGAACGACAGGCGAAAAGGCAATCTTGCTCTATCAGCCACCGATAAGGAGCAACTATCCGTCGTTCATGGTCGCTTTGACATCGGACTATCTATTGACATTCAATTTCACATTGAATACTGGACAGTGCCGTGAAATCGAGGTTAAAAGCCGGAGAAAACTCAACAATGGAGAATGGCAAAAGATTTGGATTGATTATAACGACTATCATGTCAGGTTTATGATCAACACCGATTCTGAAATGGTCGATTTACTGTCCGAGGAGGAGTTTGGACCTTTTGAAGGGTCCATGTTTATCGGTGGTGCGACCGC AGAACACCTCAAAACCTCTTCCGTACGACAGGGGCTTATCGGATGCTTTCGAGGTTTGGTTGtaaatggtgaaattttagACATACACAGCTACATGTCCGTTCATCTTTCCGAAATAATTAAGGATTGCAAGCCTTCCTGTCAACCGAACAAATGTCAAAATGGTGCCAGATGCGTTGAACTTTGGAGCAACTTTGAATGCGTTTGCAAAAACAAATGGGCACACCTGGGAACCTATTGCGAAACGA ATATAAATAACGCTGCACTGACGTTCACGTCACCGGAGGCTttggtgaagaaaaattatatcggTAACGAAGATGACGAGGAGAAACTTCTGCTAAAGGGAATGTTTCTGGAAAATATATTGATCAACATTAGGACGTACGATGCGAATTCTTTAATTCTGTATGCGAATGATCATTTGAACAATTTCTTGCACCTTTACATTTCGAACGGGACCAGTATCGTATACCTTTTCAATTCTGGTAATGAAATAAGAAACGTTACCGTCGATTATCCAG GTGCTAGTACCGGCGATTCGGTGCAAATAGCCATTATCAGAACCGAAAAGAACACGACTGTTCATGTTAATGAAGCCAACGTCACTCTCGACGCGGTTCCAATTTTACTGAACTCGTACTCCAACAAGCCTTGGATAAATCCTGAGAAAGAGGTTCTCGCGCCCCAAAGACCGCCGGCTCCACCGACCAGCTATTTTCAG GTGAACCTCGGCGGTTTTGATCCTGACAACTTACTCAGAGTTGGTAAAAAAGGTGAGGCGATCCAGGGATATGTTGGCTGTCTCCGGGGTCTGAGGATCGGCGAGTATTTGGTCCCCTTGCCTCAATTGGCGAGCGAGGCTTACCAAGAAGGTAGCAAAGGCTTAATAGCGAATTGTCACATGAAATGCGACGCTGCACCCTGCAAGAATCTCGGTATATGCACGGAGGATTTCAGGAGACAGGAGTCGTCTTGTAATTGTGAGCACACCTCGTATTTTGGGGAGAATTGTGCCGAAG aaaagGGTGCCGAATTCAGCGGTGAAAGCGTTGTTCAGAGGGAGTTTGACCTGGATGGCGAAGTGAATCAGGTAAAAATACAATTGGCGTTCTCCAGCAATGATTTGAGGCAAAGAACTATGGCACTGTTGCTTCTGCAGACTGAAAACAA AAGAAGCTACTATTTACTCGTTGCTTTAACATCCGAGGGTCATCTGATATTCGAAGAGGACAGAGAAGGTTCTGCCTACGCTGTTCGCATCAACGACAGAAACTTTTTGAATGGCGCAAGGCACAGTGTTTACTACGAGAGAAATAATAACACGACAACGCTGCTG ATCGACAGGGAGGCGGTTCCGTTATCAAATCCAGTTTTGAGTTTCGCCGCGGACAATGAGTCAAATCTGGATAATCCTGGAGGAGCGAATGAAATACAATTGGGCGGTTTGAACACCACAGATCCCAGATTCACCGCTTACAAGGGATACACCGGTTGTCTTAGCA ATGTCGTTGTGTCGATAAATGGTGGCGCTGTTATGAAACCACTCGAGGAATACATGCTGTTCACCAAAACTGGTAGCGATACTGTCAGGGCCACAATGCCAGCTGGTGTTCGAAGCGCTCAGTGCGCCGCTTTTCACGTACAACCCAGAGGTCTCGAACCCCCAAGGAACGATAGCGTG GGTCGAGATAAGGCTTGGGTCGAGGAACCTCCGGATCGCGTTGTTTACAAATCCCAGCGCTCCGACGAAACGAAGAAGGAACAGGGCGCAGGGACTTACGTCTTTATTGCGCTGTGCATTATCCTCGCTGCTGCGGTGATGGGCTGTATTTATGGGGTTTGTAGAAGTGCCCATAAAGACAGACAGAACAGAGCCAGAGACGCCGAGGATATTGCAACTAATTCGCAATCAAGGTGGCAAGGCGATTCCTATGATGTTCCGGCCGTCCCTCCCACCTCGACAGCCGTAAAAACCGTCGGTTTTAAGACCGTCGAAACGgaggatgagaaaaaattgaacggtACACATCACGCCAAGCCATTGGCAACAAAGGATTATAAAACCATACCAAATGTCGATACGAAAATCGACTTGTTGCACGACAAGAAAACGCATTTCAAAG cagatgAGGAACACGAAAAGAAAGAACTGCTCGGG TCGATGGAAGATCTCAGGGAGGAACCGGAACTCGAAGAATGCGAAGAGGAACAAGAAGAGGAAGACAACGAAGAGATCAGCAGCACCGCCAGCAACAGTACCGATAGAAGCAGAAACAGCGTTCCAGATGATGATATTCTAGTGCGACCAGCACCGGTAAGAAACTCGTCATCGGTTAGAAAATCATTTTACGATCGTGCAGCAGATAATGGGGAGAGTTTTATTACTGCCGGCGCTGAAACTGACCAGCGTTTCGAAACTAATGATGTATTATATCCGGAAATGAAGATGCTGGAGACGAATTTTTCCGTCACTGGTATCAATGAAATTCAGACCAAGTACGTCTCGGCGAAAAACCGGCCATTCGATTCTATCAACAACCAAATTCGGGcgaataacaacaacaaaaatattcatgtaCAACGAAGACCTGTTAGCTTCAATTTACAGT